A single window of Alosa alosa isolate M-15738 ecotype Scorff River chromosome 11, AALO_Geno_1.1, whole genome shotgun sequence DNA harbors:
- the kcnj11 gene encoding ATP-sensitive inward rectifier potassium channel 11, which translates to MLSRKGLIPDDFLLTRLAEDVLQPKFKAVQRKARFVAKNGTCNVAHTNIREQGRFLQDVFTTLVDLKWLHTLVIFTMSFLCSWFLFGMIWWLIAFAHGDLDQQKEDFVPCVTDIHSFSSAFLFSIEVQVTIGFGGRMITDECVSAIIILLVQNIVGLVINAIMLGCIFMKTAQAKRRAETLIFSKHAVITLRNGKLCFMVRIGDLRKSMIISATVRMQVVRKTTTNEGEIVPLDQIDIHMDNPVGTNGIFLVSPLVISHVIDKNSPLYELSAFDLQNDNIEVIVVLEGVVETTGITTQARTSYLSDEILWGKRFVPAVNEEDGIYSVDYSKFGNTAKVPTPVCSAKQLEEGGGMALFKLQESTHPKASVRRRRVKQSSLSQDNPTQQSTGQEEDQAQSTVQSTDLLTQAEI; encoded by the coding sequence ATGTTGTCAAGGAAAGGACTTATTCCCGATGATTTTTTGCTGACTCGTTTAGCAGAGGATGTTTTGCAGCCAAAATTCAAAGCGGTACAGAGAAAAGCTCGCTTCGTCGCCAAGAACGGAACTTGCAACGTAGCCCACACGAACATTCGCGAACAAGGACGATTTCTTCAGGACGTCTTTACTACATTGGTCGATTTAAAATGGCTACATACACTCGTTATATTTACAATGTCCTTTCTTTGCAGTTGGTTTTTGTTTGGCATGATCTGGTGGCTTATAGCGTTCGCGCATGGGGACCTTGACCAGCAAAAAGAAGACTTCGTCCCGTGCGTGACGGACATCCATTCCTTCTCCTCTGCCTTCCTCTTCTCCATCGAGGTACAGGTGACCATTGGTTTCGGTGGACGAATGATCACCGACGAATGTGTGTCAGCCATCATCATATTACTCGTTCAGAATATTGTGGGACTGGTTATCAACGCCATCATGCTTGGCTGCATTTTTATGAAAACAGCCCAAGCCAAGAGACGTGCGGAGACGTTGATCTTTAGCAAACATGCGGTGATTACTCTTCGCAATGGCAAATTGTGCTTCATGGTACGCATCGGAGATCTCCGCAAGAGCATGATCATCAGTGCGACTGTCAGAATGCAGGTGGTGAGGAAGACTACCACCAACGAGGGAGAGATAGTTCCTTTGGACCAGATAGACATCCATATGGACAACCCTGTAGGGACGAATGGCATTTTCCTCGTGTCACCACTCGTGATTAGCCATGTAATTGACAAAAACAGTCCTTTGTACGAACTGTCAGCGTTTGACTTACAAAATGATAATATTGAAGTAATAGTCGTGCTGGAGGGCGTTGTGGAAACCACGGGCATCACGACCCAGGCCCGGACGTCTTACCTGTCCGACGAGATTTTGTGGGGGAAACGCTTTGTGCCCGCAGTGAATGAGGAGGATGGGATTTATTCGGTGGACTACTCAAAATTTGGGAACACAGCTAAAGTACCTACTCCGGTCTGCAGTGCGAAACAGCTTGAGGAGGGGGGAGGCATGGCGCTTTTTAAACTCCAGGAGTCCACTCATCCCAAGGCGTCTGTAAGAAGACGACGCGTCAAACAGTCCAGCCTCAGTCAGGACAACCCAACTCAACAATCAACGGGTCAAGAGGAGGACCAGGCACAGTCAACTGTCCAAAGTACAGACCTACTCACTCAGGCGGAAATATAA
- the LOC125303778 gene encoding MOB kinase activator 2-like — MHAQRTQKNGLSCKMVLQTVGKVLRKSKTKPNGKKPPTEEKKHYLEPEYTKVRVVDFDLKELVELPREIDLNEWLASNSTTFSHAISLQHWTMPPFSTGDKTPAVADASGIFFWHDEKGKKIKCTAPQYVDFVMSLVQKLVTDEDIFPTKYGKEFPNSFESLVKKICRFLFHVLAHIYWAHFKETVLLDLQGHLNTLYAHFIVFVREFNLVDPKETCIMDDLSEVVCTPPPPSAQNHVTER; from the exons gAAGTCGAAGACGAAGCCAAATGGGAAGAAGCCGCCGACGGAGGAGAAGAAGCACTACCTTGAGCCGGAGTACACGAAGGTGCGGGTGGTGGACTTCGACCTGAAGGAGTTGGTGGAGCTCCCGAGGGAGATTGACCTTAACGAATGGCTCGCCAGCAACAG TACCACTTTTTCCCATGCAATTTCTCTTCAACA ttggACAATGCCGCCTTTCTCGACAGGAGATAAAACgcctgcagttgcagatgcATCTGG AATATTCTTCTGGCATGATGAAAAGGGTAAGAAGATTAAATGCACAGCTCCCCAGTACGTTGACTTCGTCATGAGTTTGGTTCAGAAACTGGTGACCGATGAAGACATATTCCCTACAAAATATG GTAAGGAGTTCCCCAACTCGTTTGAGTCACTAGTGAAGAAGATCTGCCGGTTCCTGTTCCACGTGCTGGCACACATCTACTGGGCGCACTTTAAGGAGACGGTGCTGCTGGACCTGCAGGGCCATCTGAACACTCTCTACGCACATTTCATCGTCTTCGTCCGGGAGTTTAACCTGGTCGACCCCAAGGAGACCTGCATCATGGATGACCTGTCGGAGGTCGTGTGTACCCCACCGCCCCCATCTGCACAGAACCATGTCACGGAGAGATGA